The Vigna angularis cultivar LongXiaoDou No.4 chromosome 6, ASM1680809v1, whole genome shotgun sequence genome contains the following window.
TCCCTTTATCTGGAATTTTGGTTTCAATTTGATCCCTTTTTAAGTTTAGAAGATTGACTAGCAATGGTAATTTTTACTGGAGTCACATGTTTCATGGTTTGACGTTTGTGATGTTTCACCTAATCTTATAAAAGGTGTGTTTGGAAGTATGTTGGAATGGCGATGAATGCAAAAGCTGTATTTTCCGATGCACAAATGGGAAGTAATTAGAGTGTTAAATTCAGTTGAAAAGGGAGTTTTGTGGGATTAAACTGAAAATCCAAACACATTAAATTCATGTATTAAAATAACAGAAGGACCAACTTAGTGTTTTGAAGacttaaattaaactttttaaactTAAGGGACCAAATTGAAACACAAATTTAGATGAATGatcaaaattctaatttatccttttaaaaagtaaataaaatatcttatttacTTTTATGACCTTTGTTTTACAGCTCTACCGTGAATGCCTGCGCAGAGCTAAATATATTGGTCATCGGGTGAGCCAttattctctttctctctctttcaaatAGATTCACTTGTAGCTAATTGCTGTCAACGTAATTTAAGTATGGCACATGGGAATCCCCGCCATGgtgattttttgaaaatttggttGTATATGTCTCATGTTTATGATGCATGTTTCTTAGGGACATGTAATTAGTGTTGATGTTTAAGTATTGTGACTTAACGTGTTAGACAAACTCTGATCCTATCAGTGCACtgcattattttcttcatcttttacTTTGTGCTTGTGATGCTATTCACCCATGATCGTGGTATGCTTCTGCATTGGGGTAACTGTCGTATTATTGCTTTGCTAGTGATGCATTATTTTTACTGAAGCCCTGCATTAGTCACGACCTGTTGAGATAAACTTTTCGTGAACATTTTGAAAAGGAAACTAAGAAGTAAAAGGCGTTAAACttctttcaaaagttgaaaTTGACTTGTGCACTTCAGCTTTTAAAGAAACTTTCTTATCTACCTCTTCAAAAAGTTGATGAATGAGGTGTATTAGTTGATTTTAACTTGCGGTAGAAGTTTATTTCGGTTTTGATTTTCTTCTAGAGAAGTACTTGTGAAGAAGTTTACTTAAACAAGGTTTAAACATCTTCATGTCTGATGATGCTAGGACGTGAGAAACTGACTATGCTGTATGCCTTCTTGCTGTTGCAGAAACATAACACACAGCTTCTTGTTGATATGGTGAGACAACAGTTTAAGAAACACAAGCATGAGACAGATCCTGAGAAGATTCAGAAGTTGAAGGATGAGTAAGCTTGTATCTAGTATTGTACATTTA
Protein-coding sequences here:
- the LOC108342226 gene encoding uncharacterized protein LOC108342226, with product MPSLQTALPPELANNTLRLYRECLRRAKYIGHRKHNTQLLVDMVRQQFKKHKHETDPEKIQKLKDDAARGLINHILYESEQVTGSKFSKTKQPN